A region from the Paraburkholderia youngii genome encodes:
- a CDS encoding bifunctional aspartate transaminase/aspartate 4-decarboxylase, which yields MAKEKGDKKRSGVDAGLAALSPFELKDELIKAAGGGAVERAANIAMLNAGRGNPNFLATIPRHGFWQLGLFAMRESERSFAYMPEGVGGFPRRDGLAERFDLFIRENRGVPGIDFLRGAVSYVRDQLGLSGTDFLYEMCEGILASNYPVPDRMLKLSEIIVGQYLRREMIGKHPFIGEFDIFAVEGGTAAMTYIFNTMRENHLIKAGDSIALGMPIFTPYIEIPALNDYQLKVVHINADVAHGWQYSKQELDKLRDPKVKAFFLVNPSNPPSVKIDDASLEHVADIVKDRPDLILLTDDVYGTFADNFVSLFALAPKNTILVYSYSKYFGATGWRLGAVATHRDNVLDKLIGELPADVKKELHRRYESITTEPDKLKFIDRLVADSRTVALNHTAGLSTPQQVQMVLFSLFSLMDTPDAYKNALKRLIRKRKQALYEEVGIAFEDDDPNQVDYYTIVDIEFLGERAYGREFVDWLLKNTEPSELLFRLAREARVVLLPGRGFGTQHPSGRVSLANLNESDYRKIGRAMRRLIEEYVERYNAATGSKLDKSKVMK from the coding sequence ATGGCTAAAGAGAAGGGCGATAAGAAACGCTCGGGCGTGGACGCGGGTCTTGCCGCGCTGAGCCCGTTCGAACTGAAGGACGAACTGATCAAGGCCGCCGGCGGCGGCGCGGTCGAGCGGGCCGCCAACATCGCGATGCTCAACGCCGGCCGTGGCAATCCGAACTTTCTCGCGACGATCCCTCGCCACGGCTTCTGGCAGCTCGGCCTGTTCGCGATGCGCGAGTCCGAGCGCTCGTTTGCGTACATGCCCGAAGGCGTCGGCGGTTTTCCGCGCCGCGACGGACTCGCGGAGCGCTTCGACCTGTTTATACGCGAGAACCGCGGCGTGCCCGGCATCGACTTTCTGCGCGGCGCGGTGTCGTACGTGCGCGATCAGCTCGGGCTGTCCGGGACCGACTTTCTGTATGAGATGTGCGAGGGCATTCTCGCGTCGAACTACCCGGTGCCCGACCGCATGCTGAAGCTGTCGGAAATCATCGTCGGCCAGTATCTGCGCCGCGAGATGATCGGCAAGCATCCGTTCATCGGCGAGTTCGACATCTTCGCCGTAGAAGGCGGTACTGCGGCGATGACCTACATCTTCAACACGATGCGCGAGAACCATCTGATCAAGGCGGGCGACTCGATCGCGCTCGGCATGCCGATCTTTACGCCCTACATCGAGATCCCGGCGCTGAACGACTATCAGCTGAAAGTCGTGCATATCAATGCCGACGTCGCGCACGGCTGGCAGTACTCGAAGCAGGAGCTCGACAAGCTGCGCGATCCGAAAGTGAAGGCGTTCTTCCTCGTGAACCCGAGCAATCCGCCGTCGGTGAAGATCGACGACGCGAGCCTCGAGCACGTCGCGGATATCGTCAAGGATCGGCCCGATCTGATCCTGCTGACCGACGACGTATACGGCACGTTCGCCGACAACTTCGTGTCGCTGTTCGCGCTCGCGCCGAAGAACACGATCCTCGTCTATTCGTACTCGAAGTATTTCGGCGCGACCGGCTGGCGTCTCGGCGCGGTGGCCACGCATCGTGACAACGTGCTCGACAAGCTGATCGGCGAACTGCCGGCCGACGTGAAGAAGGAGCTGCATCGTCGCTACGAGTCGATCACGACCGAGCCCGACAAGCTGAAGTTCATCGACCGGCTCGTGGCCGACAGCCGCACCGTCGCGCTCAATCACACGGCCGGGTTGTCGACGCCGCAGCAGGTGCAGATGGTGCTGTTCTCGCTGTTCTCCTTGATGGACACGCCCGACGCGTACAAGAACGCGCTGAAGCGCCTGATCCGCAAGCGCAAGCAGGCGCTGTACGAGGAAGTGGGCATCGCGTTCGAGGACGACGATCCGAACCAGGTCGACTACTACACGATCGTCGACATCGAATTCCTCGGTGAAAGAGCCTACGGGCGCGAGTTCGTCGACTGGCTGCTGAAGAACACCGAGCCGTCCGAGCTGCTGTTCCGGCTCGCGCGCGAGGCGCGCGTGGTGCTGCTGCCGGGCCGCGGCTTCGGCACCCAGCACCCGTCGGGGCGCGTGTCGCTCGCCAATCTGAACGAGTCCGACTATCGCAAGATCGGTCGGGCGATGCGCAGGCTGATCGAGGAGTATGTCGAGCGCTACAACGCGGCGACCGGCAGCAAGCTCGACAAGAGCAAGGTGATGAAGTGA
- a CDS encoding plasmid fertility inhibition factor family protein, which produces MRWRPAVSLPSVPLSLPLPNSSPASAPTSAETVWIVPLRQHSWYDHVRLKRVFVTDGTRHQVVLVDLRKLLVCANRDNTDYVLKPVAEWHAGKVPGIREFLDPDSARIPQMPYVTISTRRAPGLLGWIGIEREGVVAFRNGQHRARYLAEAGARWCPVEVHEREAALLRELCGAADDARTEIRATQLGDSDV; this is translated from the coding sequence ATGCGCTGGCGTCCTGCCGTCAGCTTGCCGAGTGTGCCTTTGTCCCTGCCTTTGCCCAATTCATCCCCGGCCTCCGCACCGACCAGCGCCGAAACGGTCTGGATCGTGCCGTTGCGTCAGCATTCGTGGTACGACCATGTGCGTCTGAAGCGCGTATTCGTCACCGACGGCACGCGTCACCAGGTGGTGCTCGTCGATCTGCGCAAGCTGCTCGTGTGCGCGAATCGCGACAACACCGATTACGTGCTGAAGCCGGTCGCCGAATGGCACGCGGGCAAGGTCCCCGGCATTCGCGAGTTTCTCGATCCCGACAGCGCGCGCATTCCGCAGATGCCCTACGTGACGATCTCCACGCGACGAGCGCCGGGACTGCTCGGCTGGATCGGCATCGAGCGCGAGGGGGTGGTGGCGTTTCGCAACGGCCAGCATCGCGCGCGCTATCTGGCCGAGGCGGGCGCGCGCTGGTGTCCGGTCGAAGTGCACGAGCGCGAGGCGGCATTGCTGCGTGAGCTGTGCGGCGCGGCCGATGATGCCCGCACCGAGATTCGCGCGACCCAACTGGGCGACAGCGACGTCTGA
- the aspT gene encoding aspartate-alanine antiporter produces MIGELLRSQPEIALFACLAIGYFIGSFHIGPIQLGGVCGTLIVALVLGQSGARIAPDLKNIAFALFIFALGFTGGPQFFANIGRGWRYGLLSLIEIVSVLVLIMIAVSVLRLDVGTASGLLAGAATESAVIGTASEAIAKLGLGDAATQRLQANIVTAYSVSYLFGLVTIVLFTSQFAPLLLRVNLREEAERVWRKLGGEGAFSEGQSAAAPALVGRAFRIGKAAGITVRALEEQYGYNLTVEQIERHGADLPVAMEMRLAAGDVVLVAGRRAAVVAAASAGLGEEVLGADFGQVFAQRLNVVLTRPDVDGMTVAQLRAQAKPENARGVYIAAITRLESTIPALPGTDLHRGDVLTLVGAKADVERGAKRLGYVLPPTEKTDFVYLGLGVLVGMAIGRLGGTIGGVTLALGTGGGCLLSGLLFGWVRSRHPLVGSLPSAAAQILKDFGLATFIAAVGLSAGPDAIKLVREYGLALPLAGILMVLVPGLLSLWVGHALLKLEAPMLLGAIAGQQCSTPAISALVGVAGNSTPVIGYTITYALSNILLPLMGPVVVGLAGKLG; encoded by the coding sequence ATGATCGGTGAATTGCTGAGATCGCAACCCGAAATCGCACTATTCGCATGTCTCGCCATTGGCTATTTCATTGGTTCGTTTCATATCGGCCCGATTCAGCTCGGCGGCGTGTGCGGCACGCTGATCGTCGCGCTCGTGCTCGGGCAGAGCGGTGCGCGCATCGCGCCCGACCTGAAGAACATCGCGTTCGCGCTGTTCATCTTCGCGCTCGGCTTCACCGGCGGGCCGCAGTTCTTCGCGAACATCGGGCGCGGCTGGCGCTATGGGCTGCTGTCACTGATCGAAATCGTCTCGGTGCTGGTGCTGATCATGATCGCGGTCAGCGTGCTGCGGCTCGACGTCGGCACCGCATCTGGACTGCTCGCGGGCGCGGCGACCGAGTCGGCGGTGATCGGCACCGCGTCCGAGGCGATCGCGAAGCTCGGTCTCGGCGACGCGGCAACCCAGCGTCTGCAGGCCAATATCGTGACCGCTTACAGCGTCAGCTACCTGTTCGGCCTGGTCACGATCGTGCTGTTTACGAGCCAGTTCGCGCCGCTGCTGCTGCGCGTCAATCTGCGCGAAGAAGCCGAGCGCGTGTGGCGCAAGCTCGGCGGCGAGGGCGCGTTCAGCGAAGGACAGAGCGCGGCCGCGCCGGCGCTCGTCGGCCGCGCGTTTCGAATCGGCAAGGCCGCCGGCATCACGGTGCGCGCGCTCGAGGAGCAATACGGCTACAACCTGACCGTCGAGCAGATCGAGCGCCACGGCGCGGACCTGCCGGTCGCCATGGAGATGCGGCTCGCGGCCGGCGATGTCGTGCTCGTCGCCGGACGGCGCGCGGCGGTCGTCGCGGCGGCGTCGGCTGGCCTCGGTGAAGAGGTGCTGGGCGCCGATTTCGGCCAGGTGTTCGCGCAACGGCTCAACGTGGTGCTGACGCGGCCCGACGTCGATGGGATGACGGTCGCGCAACTGCGCGCGCAGGCCAAGCCGGAAAACGCGCGCGGCGTTTATATCGCTGCGATCACGCGGCTCGAATCGACGATTCCCGCGCTGCCCGGCACCGATCTGCATCGCGGCGACGTGCTGACGCTGGTCGGCGCGAAAGCCGACGTCGAACGTGGCGCGAAGCGGCTCGGCTATGTATTGCCGCCGACCGAAAAGACCGACTTCGTCTATCTCGGCCTCGGTGTGCTGGTCGGTATGGCGATCGGGCGGCTCGGCGGCACGATCGGCGGCGTGACGCTCGCGCTCGGCACAGGCGGCGGCTGTCTGCTGTCGGGGCTGCTGTTCGGCTGGGTTCGCTCGCGCCATCCGCTGGTCGGCTCGCTGCCGTCGGCGGCCGCGCAGATCCTCAAGGACTTCGGACTCGCGACGTTCATCGCCGCGGTCGGGCTGTCGGCCGGTCCCGACGCGATCAAGCTCGTGCGCGAGTACGGGCTCGCGCTGCCGCTCGCCGGCATCCTGATGGTGCTGGTGCCGGGCCTGTTGTCGCTATGGGTCGGCCATGCGCTGTTGAAGCTCGAAGCGCCGATGCTGCTCGGCGCGATCGCGGGCCAGCAGTGCAGTACGCCGGCCATCAGCGCGCTCGTCGGCGTGGCCGGCAATTCCACGCCGGTGATCGGCTACACGATCACCTATGCGCTCTCCAACATCCTGTTGCCTTTGATGGGGCCCGTGGTGGTGGGCCTCGCCGGCAAGCTCGGCTAG
- a CDS encoding MFS transporter translates to MPLPLLALAVAAFGIGTTEFVIMGLLPDVARDLSVSIPAAGMLVSAYALGVTIGAPIVAIAVANMPRKKALMSLIGVFIVGNLLCAIAPGYAVLMAARIVTAFCHGAFFGIGSVVAAGLVAPNRRAQAIALMFTGLTLANVLGVPLGTALGQAVGWRATFWAVTGIGVLAAAALAVCLPAKIKMHKASLVREFSVLKSPQVLMVLGISVLASASLFSTFTYITPILEDVTGFTPHAVTLVLLLFGLGLTVGSTLGGKLADWRLMPSLLAFLMAIVVILCVFAGTMHARIPAMLTVFVWGVLAFAIVPPLQMLIVDRASHAPNLASTLNQGAFNLGNATGAWLGGMAIGAGAPLTTLPWVGVATALGALLLTLWSVSIERRVAVAG, encoded by the coding sequence ATGCCTTTGCCTCTGCTTGCCCTTGCCGTTGCCGCGTTTGGAATCGGTACCACCGAGTTCGTCATCATGGGGCTGTTGCCCGACGTCGCGCGCGATCTGTCCGTGTCGATTCCGGCGGCTGGCATGCTGGTGTCCGCGTATGCGCTCGGCGTGACGATCGGCGCGCCGATCGTCGCGATCGCGGTCGCCAACATGCCCCGCAAGAAGGCGCTGATGAGCCTGATCGGCGTGTTCATCGTCGGCAATCTGCTGTGCGCGATCGCGCCGGGTTACGCGGTGCTGATGGCCGCGCGCATCGTCACGGCGTTCTGCCACGGCGCGTTTTTCGGCATCGGCTCGGTGGTCGCGGCAGGCCTCGTCGCGCCGAATCGCCGCGCGCAGGCGATCGCGTTGATGTTCACCGGCCTCACGCTCGCCAATGTGCTCGGCGTGCCGCTCGGCACCGCGCTCGGCCAGGCGGTCGGCTGGCGCGCCACATTCTGGGCCGTGACCGGCATCGGTGTGCTGGCGGCGGCCGCGCTCGCGGTGTGCCTGCCTGCGAAGATCAAGATGCACAAGGCGAGCCTCGTGCGCGAGTTCAGCGTGCTGAAGAGCCCGCAGGTGCTGATGGTGCTCGGCATCAGCGTGCTTGCGTCGGCGAGCCTGTTTTCGACCTTTACCTACATCACGCCGATTCTCGAGGACGTGACCGGCTTCACGCCGCACGCGGTCACGCTGGTGCTGCTGCTGTTCGGCCTCGGTCTGACGGTCGGCAGCACGCTCGGCGGCAAGCTCGCGGACTGGCGGCTGATGCCGTCGCTGCTCGCGTTCCTGATGGCGATCGTCGTGATTCTGTGCGTGTTCGCGGGCACGATGCACGCGCGCATTCCGGCGATGCTGACCGTGTTCGTGTGGGGTGTGCTCGCATTCGCGATCGTGCCGCCGCTGCAGATGCTGATCGTCGATCGCGCGAGTCATGCGCCGAATCTTGCGTCGACGCTGAATCAGGGCGCGTTCAACCTCGGCAACGCGACCGGCGCGTGGCTCGGCGGCATGGCGATCGGCGCTGGCGCGCCGCTGACGACGCTGCCGTGGGTCGGCGTCGCGACCGCGCTGGGTGCGCTGTTGCTGACGTTGTGGTCGGTGTCGATCGAGCGGCGGGTGGCGGTGGCGGGGTGA
- a CDS encoding crotonase/enoyl-CoA hydratase family protein has product MITTEHFNSHVRIESHDVNGVATIVLDRPARRNAVDRQVADALSAAFSRFEAEPAWRAAVLFGAGGTFCAGADLSALTDDTRRNELHADGSGPGPMGPTRTRFSKPVIAAIAGYAVAGGLELAAMCDLRVVEEDAVLGVFCRRVGIPLIDGGTIRLPRLIGLSRALDLILTGRAVDAREALALGLANRVVPKGEARAAAEQLAAELAAFPQAALLADRRSVLENSTLEDLTEALRREGAGGYAAVFAEGVAGAARFASGAGRHGDRFDADQPAPPNR; this is encoded by the coding sequence ATGATAACCACCGAACATTTCAATAGCCACGTGCGAATCGAATCGCATGACGTCAACGGCGTCGCGACGATCGTGCTGGACAGGCCCGCGCGGCGCAACGCGGTCGACCGCCAGGTGGCCGACGCATTGAGCGCCGCGTTCAGCCGCTTCGAGGCCGAGCCCGCATGGCGCGCGGCCGTGCTGTTCGGGGCGGGCGGCACGTTTTGCGCGGGCGCCGACCTGAGCGCACTCACCGACGACACGCGCCGCAACGAACTGCACGCCGACGGCAGCGGCCCGGGTCCGATGGGACCGACACGCACACGCTTCAGCAAGCCGGTGATCGCCGCGATCGCCGGCTACGCGGTCGCGGGTGGACTCGAGCTTGCCGCGATGTGCGATCTGCGCGTCGTCGAGGAAGACGCGGTGCTCGGCGTGTTCTGCCGGCGCGTCGGCATTCCGCTGATCGACGGTGGCACGATCCGGCTGCCGCGGCTGATCGGTTTGTCGCGCGCGCTCGATCTGATCCTGACCGGCCGCGCGGTCGATGCGCGCGAAGCCCTCGCGTTAGGGCTCGCCAACCGCGTGGTGCCGAAGGGCGAAGCGCGCGCGGCCGCCGAGCAACTGGCCGCGGAGCTCGCGGCGTTTCCGCAGGCGGCGCTGCTCGCCGATCGCCGCTCCGTGCTCGAGAACAGCACGCTTGAAGATCTCACCGAGGCGTTGCGGCGCGAAGGCGCGGGCGGCTACGCGGCGGTCTTCGCCGAGGGCGTGGCGGGCGCGGCGCGCTTTGCGTCGGGCGCGGGCCGTCATGGCGACAGGTTCGACGCGGATCAGCCGGCGCCGCCCAATCGTTGA
- the aspT gene encoding aspartate-alanine antiporter, translating to MDWLHNIFHKSPEMALFLSLAVGYFIGQINFGKFQLGGVGGSLLAAVVISQAGVTVDNGVKAVMFAVFIYAVGYDSGPGFFNSLNRKTLREIAMAVFLAVTALITVVVCAKLFHLNKGLAAGLAGGALTQSAIIGTAGDAIARLGLPADQVRSLQSDVAIAYAVTYVFGSLGAIIVCVNILPKFMGQGLREASIEAERELSSGAPTRGPGQVAALPELVGRAYRIDFSAGKSVQAVESLHGEGLTIERVKRGNQQIEPKPDFVLQPDDIVLVVGRREAVVAFGAKGNEVGDAEDIGVVMQTREGVFTRKGMNHTTIAAARQMIDRDMRHGVYVQSITRVGQPLPVLPETELQHGDVITFYGAPKDTKRAVEAAGYELPYSNKTDFIYMGVGLVIGLLIGLIVVNVGGVPLTLGSGGGCLLAGLLFGWMRGKHPMYGVMPSAASQLLKDFGLAAFVAVVGLNSGLQAVVTVKQSGVTIFLLGVFVTLFPLLLTMLFGRYVLRYNNAAILAGALSGSRSANPAFGGVLDKAESAVPTVPFAITYAIANVALTLLGPLVVGLV from the coding sequence ATGGACTGGCTACACAACATCTTTCACAAGTCACCGGAGATGGCGCTGTTCCTGTCGCTCGCGGTCGGCTATTTCATCGGGCAGATCAACTTCGGCAAGTTCCAGCTCGGCGGCGTGGGCGGCTCGCTGCTCGCGGCGGTCGTGATCAGCCAGGCGGGCGTGACGGTCGACAACGGCGTGAAGGCGGTGATGTTCGCGGTGTTCATCTACGCGGTCGGCTACGACTCCGGGCCCGGCTTCTTCAACTCGCTGAACCGCAAGACGCTGCGCGAGATCGCGATGGCCGTGTTTCTCGCGGTCACCGCGCTGATCACGGTGGTCGTGTGCGCGAAGCTGTTCCATCTGAACAAGGGGCTCGCGGCCGGACTCGCGGGCGGCGCGCTCACGCAGTCGGCGATCATCGGCACCGCGGGCGACGCGATCGCGCGGCTCGGCCTGCCCGCCGATCAGGTCAGATCGCTGCAATCGGACGTCGCGATCGCGTACGCGGTCACCTACGTGTTCGGTTCGCTCGGCGCGATCATCGTGTGCGTGAACATCCTGCCGAAGTTCATGGGCCAGGGCTTGCGCGAAGCGTCGATCGAGGCGGAGCGCGAGCTGTCGTCGGGCGCGCCGACGCGCGGACCGGGGCAGGTGGCGGCGCTGCCCGAACTGGTCGGGCGCGCATACCGGATCGACTTCAGCGCCGGCAAGAGCGTGCAGGCGGTCGAGTCGCTGCACGGCGAAGGTCTGACGATCGAGCGCGTCAAGCGCGGTAACCAGCAGATCGAGCCGAAGCCCGACTTCGTGCTGCAACCCGACGACATCGTGCTCGTCGTGGGCCGCCGCGAGGCGGTCGTCGCGTTCGGCGCGAAAGGCAACGAGGTCGGCGACGCCGAGGACATCGGCGTCGTGATGCAGACGCGCGAAGGCGTGTTCACGCGCAAGGGCATGAATCACACGACGATCGCGGCCGCGCGCCAGATGATCGATCGCGACATGCGGCACGGCGTCTACGTGCAGAGCATCACGCGCGTCGGGCAGCCGCTGCCGGTGTTGCCCGAAACCGAGCTGCAGCACGGCGACGTGATCACCTTCTACGGCGCGCCGAAAGATACCAAGCGCGCGGTCGAAGCTGCCGGCTACGAGCTGCCGTACAGCAACAAGACCGATTTCATCTACATGGGCGTCGGCCTCGTGATCGGTCTGCTGATCGGGCTGATCGTCGTCAACGTGGGCGGCGTGCCGCTCACGCTCGGCTCGGGCGGCGGCTGTCTGCTGGCGGGCCTGCTGTTCGGCTGGATGCGCGGCAAGCATCCGATGTACGGCGTGATGCCGTCGGCCGCTTCGCAATTGCTGAAGGACTTCGGGCTCGCCGCGTTCGTCGCGGTGGTCGGTCTGAACTCGGGCCTGCAGGCGGTCGTCACGGTCAAGCAAAGCGGCGTGACCATCTTCCTGCTCGGCGTGTTCGTCACGCTGTTTCCGCTTCTGCTGACGATGCTGTTCGGCCGTTACGTGCTGCGCTACAACAACGCGGCGATTCTGGCCGGCGCGCTGTCCGGTTCGCGCAGCGCCAACCCGGCGTTCGGCGGCGTGCTCGATAAGGCCGAAAGCGCGGTGCCGACCGTGCCGTTCGCGATCACCTATGCGATCGCGAACGTCGCGCTGACACTGCTCGGGCCGCTGGTCGTCGGGCTCGTGTAG
- a CDS encoding SRPBCC family protein: MATIYREIAVETAAADAWAALRDPADVARAFAGVLTEARMEGELRWVTFADGTVVEERVIAVDDAHLRLAYSVGGGRFEHHHSTLQVVADTPTRCRVIWISDFKPDERATVVEMLVDAGCAALQRNLARH; this comes from the coding sequence ATGGCTACGATCTACCGGGAAATCGCCGTGGAAACCGCCGCGGCCGATGCATGGGCCGCGCTGCGCGATCCCGCCGACGTCGCCCGCGCGTTCGCGGGCGTGCTGACCGAGGCGCGCATGGAAGGCGAGCTGCGCTGGGTCACGTTCGCCGACGGCACCGTGGTCGAGGAACGCGTGATCGCCGTCGACGATGCGCACCTGCGGCTCGCCTACTCGGTGGGCGGCGGACGCTTCGAGCATCATCACTCGACGTTGCAGGTCGTCGCCGACACGCCCACGCGTTGCCGCGTGATCTGGATCAGCGACTTCAAGCCCGACGAGCGCGCAACCGTGGTCGAAATGCTGGTGGATGCGGGCTGCGCGGCGCTGCAGCGCAACCTGGCGCGACACTGA
- a CDS encoding 2-hydroxyacid dehydrogenase, with amino-acid sequence MRTILFSSRQYDVDTFTEANAAHGYELHFQESPLDSETAILAHGYDVVCPFVNDNVDAATLERLHAGGTRMIALRSAGFNHVDLAAAERLGLPVARVPAYSPYAVAEHAVGLILALNRRLPRAVARTREGDFSLHGLLGFDLHGKTVGVIGTGIIGRVFGRIMAGFGMQVLAYDPGPHADELIALGARYVPLDTLLAESDIVSLHCPLLPDTYHLINRAALAKMKRGAMLINTGRGGLVEANALIGALKDGQLGHLGLDVYEEEGGIFFEDHSNLPLQDDVLARLLMFPNVIVTAHQAFFTREAMTEIAQTTLANIAAWQAGTPRNLVQAG; translated from the coding sequence ATGCGCACGATCCTGTTCAGCAGTCGTCAATACGACGTCGATACATTCACCGAAGCCAATGCCGCGCATGGCTATGAACTGCATTTCCAGGAATCCCCACTCGACAGCGAGACCGCGATCCTCGCGCATGGCTACGACGTGGTCTGCCCGTTCGTCAACGACAACGTCGACGCCGCCACGCTCGAACGGCTTCATGCGGGCGGCACGCGCATGATCGCGCTGCGCTCGGCGGGCTTCAATCACGTCGACCTCGCCGCGGCCGAGCGGCTCGGCCTGCCGGTCGCGCGCGTGCCGGCCTATTCGCCGTATGCGGTCGCCGAGCACGCGGTCGGGCTGATTCTCGCGCTGAACCGGCGCCTGCCACGCGCTGTGGCGCGCACGCGCGAAGGCGACTTCTCGCTGCATGGGCTGCTCGGCTTCGACCTGCACGGCAAGACGGTCGGCGTGATCGGCACCGGCATCATCGGCCGGGTATTCGGGCGCATCATGGCGGGTTTCGGCATGCAGGTGCTCGCCTACGACCCGGGGCCGCACGCCGACGAACTGATCGCGCTCGGCGCGCGCTACGTGCCGCTCGATACCTTGCTCGCCGAATCGGACATCGTCAGTCTGCATTGCCCGCTGCTGCCCGACACCTATCATCTGATCAACCGCGCCGCGCTCGCGAAGATGAAGCGCGGCGCGATGCTGATCAACACCGGGCGCGGCGGGCTCGTCGAGGCGAACGCCCTGATCGGCGCGTTGAAGGACGGCCAGCTAGGCCATCTCGGGCTCGATGTGTACGAGGAAGAAGGCGGCATCTTCTTCGAGGATCATTCGAATCTGCCGCTGCAGGATGACGTGCTCGCGCGTCTGTTGATGTTCCCGAACGTGATCGTCACCGCGCACCAGGCGTTCTTCACGCGCGAGGCGATGACCGAGATCGCGCAGACCACGCTCGCGAACATCGCGGCGTGGCAGGCGGGCACGCCGCGCAACCTCGTGCAGGCGGGGTAG